Genomic segment of Xanthobacter dioxanivorans:
ATGAGCGGCCGTTCGCGTTCGAACCTGCCGATGTCGCGCGGGCCGGCGCGTTCGTCAGCATCGCCCATGACGGCCGTCTGCGCGTTGAGCGCGGCTACGTTCGTCCCGAGGACGAGGCGCCGGTCGAAGCAGAAGTCGAGAATGGGGAGACCTGCGAGGCCGGTGCACCGGTCAATGACGGTGACCCGCCCGCCTGCGCCGATGCCGAAGCTCCAGAGCCAGAGGAGGACGAGGGCCTGTCGCCCATCTCCGACCGGCTGATGACGGAGCTGACGGCCCATCGGACCCTGGGCCTGCGCCAGGCGCTCGGCGAGCAGCCGGACGTCGCCTTCTTCGCGGCGCTCCATGCCCTCACCCTGAATGCCTTCTACCACTATGGCACGGACAGCTGCCTGGAGCTGGAGCTCAAGAGCGTCGGCTTCAGCGCGCAGGCCCCAGGGTTGAACGACAGTGCGGCCGCCGAGGCGATCCGCGCGCGCCATGATGCCTGGGCGAAAGCGTTGCCCAAGGAGTCAGCCGATCTCTGGGGCGCGCTCCAGAATTGGGACGGGCACCGTCAGGCGTCCCTGTTCGCCCATGTGGTCAGCCTCTCGGTCAACGCGGTCCACGAAGCCTGGAACCGCAAGCCGAGGACGCTCGCCCACGCGGACCGGCTGGCCGAGGCAGTGGGCCTCGACATGGTGGCCGCCGGGTGGCGGCCAACCGTGGACACGTTCCTCGGCCGCGTGACCAAGGCCCGCATCCTGCAGGCGGTCACGGAAGCGAAGGGTGCGCGCCCCGCCGAGCGGATCGCCCACCTCAAGAAGGGCGACATGGCGAAGGACGCCGAGACCCTGCTCGCGGACACCGGCTGGCTGCCCGAGCCGTTGCGCACTCCGGGCCATGCGCCGGCGAGCGCCGCTGCTGGCGATGAAACGACGGCAGACGGCGGCGAAACGGCCATGGCCGATGAGGCGCCCTCGTCACAGAATGAGGGGGCTGACGACGCTCCCCCTGCGATCGCGGCCGAATAACAAGCAGCCTCCCCCTGCACGACTGGCCCGCCGGCGACGGCGGGCCTTTTCCTTTGAAGGAGATCATGATGGCGGATCGCGCACATGATCTGGCACGGCGCCTCGCCGAGCGCGCCGAGGCGGTCTGCCGCCATTATCTTTCGAACGGGCGCCGACAAGGCCACTATTGGCAGGTCGGCGATGTCCGCAATTCGCCCGGGCGCTCCATGTTCGTCCGGCTCAGGGGCTCCAACAAGGGCCCGGCGGGCAAATGGACGGACGCTGCCACGGGCGAGCACGGCGATCTGCTTGATGTGATCCGCGAAGCGCTGGGCCTCGTCGACTTCGCCGACGTCGCAGAAGAGGCGCGAGCCTTCCTTGCTCTCCCTCGATCTGAGCCAAAGCCATCCGACCGAGCCGCCCCTTCTTCACCAGCGGGCACGGCAGAAAGGGCACGGTGGCTGATCGCCATGGCGCAGCCGATTTCGGGCACGCTCGCAGAAACGTATCTGCGGAACCGCGGCATCACGGCTCTGCACGAAACCGGGAGCCTGCGCTTTCATCCGCGCTGCTACTACCGGCCCGACGCGGGTGCGCCCACCGAGGCGTGGGCCGCCATGGTCGCCGCCGTCACCGATCTTGGCGGGAAGATCACCGGCGCCCACCGCACCTGGCTCGACCCGCAAGGCTTCCACACCATCCACCTCGGCAAGGCGCCCATCGACACCCCCCGGCGGGCCATGGGGCATCTCCTCGGCAACGCGGTTCGCTTTGGCACTCCGGACGACGTCATGGCGGTCGGCGAAGGCATCGAGACCGTGCTTTCGCTTCGCTGTGTCCTGCCTGGGATGCCGATGGTAGCCGCGCTTTCGGCATCACATCTCTCCGCGCTCTTTTTCCCAGACACGCTCCGGCGCCTCTATATTGCACGCGACAACGATCGGGCGGGAGACGCCGCGCGGGACAGCCTAATCGATCGGGCCAATGGGTTGGGCATCGAGGCGATCGTGCTGTCGCCCCAGCTCGGCGACTTCAACGAGGATCTCCGCGCTTTCGGCATCGATGCGCTTCACGTACAGGTAAGGATCCAGCTCGCGCCCCAGGACGTGGATCGCTTTCTGGCATTGGCGGCATAGCCGAGACGGAGCAGATCGCGTCGTGTCGCTCGGATACGTTCCGCCGTGAAGGACCGCGCCTCGGCCTTCCAGAGGGCGATCGGGCCCACAAGCGGGCCGGCCCGGCAATGGCAAGGCCGACGATTTTCCGGCGCGCCTCCCTTCGCGCGAGCGCGCTGGGAGGCGCGTTCCATCGCGAAGCAAAATCGCCGGCCTTCGCCATCCTGCGCTGACGCTTCGGCCCTCGGCTGCGCCTTAGGTGCAGGCCCGTCCCGCTCATGGGCTGCCGCCGCCATGAAGGCCGCGACGGTCGCGGTCCAAGCGAGGAAGCATCCCATGAGCGAGAATGACGACGAACCCCACCACGCCTCTTCCCCGACCGATCATGTCCTCAGGGAGCTTCAGCTCCATGGCTACTCGCTCAGTCAGGACGAGCCCGATCACCGGCCGCTGCCCGAAGGCCTTCATCTCGCCGGCGCCGTCGTCGATATCTTCGACGCTCTCATCGCCACCCTCGGCGACACCCGCCTCGAGCCCGACCTCGGTGATCTGCTCTGGTCGACTGTGCATCTCTTCCACCGCGCCACCAGCCGGATCGAGCACCACCTCGACGACAACGAGCAGGCGCAACGCCGGTCCCAGCAGGAGCAGGATGGCAGCGAGGTGAAGTCCGTCGAGCTGGAGCGCCTCATCGCCAAGGGACAGACGCTCATCGAGCGCCGCGATGCCCTTGAGCTGATGCGCGACGAAGCGGCCGACCACTACGAGCGGCACACGGGAACACCCTGGCGTCCACGCGCGGGTTCCATGGTCAACCACAAGGCCCTGACCGCGGCGGTGATCGACAGCCGCGATTTCCTGATGGCGAAGAAGCGTGCCGAGCGGGAGGTGCTCCTGCCGCTCGGGCCGAAGGTGGCCTTCACCGGCGGGCTCGATTTCAACGACCACCGGCTCATCTGGGATGCACTGGACAAGGTACACGCCAAGCATCCGGACATGGTGCTGATGCACGGCAAGTCACCCAAGGGCGCCGAGAAGATCGCATCGCGCTGGGCGGATCATCGCAAAGTGCCGCAGATCGGATTTGCCCCCGATTGGACGCGGCACGGCCGCGCCGCCCCCTTCAAGCGCAACGACCAGATGCTGGAGGTGCTGCCCATCGGCGTCATGATCTTCCCCGGCACCGGCATCCAGCAGAACCTCGCCGACAAGGCGAAGAAGCTCGGCATTCCGGTCTCAAGGTTCGGTGGCGCGTGAGCGCCACCGGTCTTCGATTGTTCGACAGCGCGCGCGTGTTGTTTCGCCGTGCTTGCTCGATCGCTATTCCGCCACGGGAAGTCCCAAGGCGGCGCGCATCTTCTTCGACAGACCTTGGGACACGATCCGATGGGACTGCCGGATATAGTCGCGCAGCTCGGCGTCCGACAGGCCGGGTTCCGCGTAGTGCTGGATCCATTTCAGGCCGCGCGAGGCGAGATAGGGGGCCGGGCGCAGGCCCGGCTGCTCTTGCAGCACCTCATAGGACAGGTCGCTGACCTTGAACGTGAAGCGGGCCTCGACATCCTCCTGCCAGCCGCCGATCGCAAACACCTTGCCACCGACCTTCCAGACGTGCGATCCGCCCCATTGCATCACGTGGGTCGCGGCCGGTAGCGATGCGCAGAAAGCGTTGAACTCCTCATAGGTCATGCGCGTGGTCGCCCTGCGTGTGTTGTCGCTCTGCCTGGCATTGGTCATCGAACGTGCAGCGAGCATAGCCCAGGGCGGCAGGAGCGTCGTCCGGATGCGTCTTCCTGTGCCCGCAGGGCCATCCCCTGCCTTTCGTGCGCTGATCCTTGGTCCGCCCGATCGCCTGGCCATCAACCCGTGAAGGGTCGGCGACGCGTTGCGTGCCGCCGCTCCGGGCGAGGCCGTCGCGGTGATTGCGGCTTCCGGCCCGACCCGTCGGGCGCCTGTCAGCGGGGGATGGCCCTCCGCTTCGAACAGGAGCCGGACCCATGTCCCTCAACGACGCTCACGCCTTCGCTTTCAGCCTCGCCACCACCTTGATGGTCGCCATCGTCATCTTCCAAGCGGGCGACGGCAGCCTCTCGGTCACGCCCGCCCATGAGTTCGACGGCGATGCTGCCGCGATCTTGTGCGAGATCGATCCTTTTGCCGCCTGACCGGCGCTGGCTTCGGTGAGCGGAGATCGCGATGATTTCCGCTTCCGGAGTGGTGTAGCTCGGCTATGATTCTTGTCGCGCCGCGGTGGTGGTGGAGGCGCGCCCCTCAGCTTCTTTGCGCGGAGACCACCACCATGATCATCTTTTCCATCCTCGGATGTCTCGCCGCCATCGGCATCTTCTGCTGGTTGCTGTTTACGCTCGCGGTGTTCGCCTTGCCGTTCCTTTTGGGGCTAACTGCCGTCAGTTGGGCCTATGGCACCGGTGCAGGCTGGATCGGTGCCATCGTCGTCGGCCTCATCGCCGCCGGAGCCATATTTGCCATCGGCCAATTCCTGCTCATCGTCGCGCGACCGCTCTGGCTGAAGCTCCTCGTCGCGTTCGCCTTCGTCGCCCCGGCGGTCGTGGCCGGCTATGCCGCGACCTATGGCATCGTGAAGCACGTCCTGCCCTCACAGACTTGGCAGCTCATCTTCTCGGGGGCAGGCGCGATTGCCGTCGGAATCGTGACGTTCGTGCGGCTCGCGACTCTGCCCGAACCGTCCGGGCGGGGACCTGTAGGGCTCTGACCGCTCTCTCAAGCCGTACGGACGATGCAGGGTAACGTTTGGTGCGTCCATCGTCGCCATCGTGTCTGGGAACGCCGAGACGTTGATCTCCGGACGAAACCTCATCAGCGTGGTCGTCGAACCATCGATGCGTGCCGCGAAGGCGGCGCCATTCGATCGTCCAAGGGACTCGGGAGGGAGCGACTTCTCAGCTGGGAGGAACCGGAGGATACGCGTTGCGCCCCGACCTGGGGGAGCCTCTCGATCCAGCGAACACGTGCCGGTCCTAGGGGTGTGCACGAGCCTCGCCACCGTCTCTTACGTCGATCTCTGTCGGTCCGAGCGCACCGAAGCGGCCTCTTCAATAGGCGGATCTGGCCGCAGGACGGCTGCGCCTCGATCGCCTCTGCCGCAATGGCGCCGATCGACTTTCTTCCCCTGTGCGACCACCCCAAGGGGGCCCGGATCGCCCATTCCTCGCGGATCAAGAAAGTCGCCTAGCTGCCATCCTCCGCTGCGCTTCGGCCCCTGCGCCCCGTTGGGTCCGGGCGGGGTGCGGCGTCGATCGCCTGTGGCCTCTCGATCCCCATCGAGGCCGCGATGGTGCGGGCTCGAGACAGAAATCCAGGAGACTTCAAATGGCGACCATCGGCACCTTCAAGAAGACCGGCACCAACGAGTTCACCGGCGAGATCGTCACCCTCAGTGTCCAGGCCAAGGGCGTGCGCATCGTCCCCGACCAGCGCGCCAGCGGCGAGAACGCCCCCAGCCATCGGGTCCTGGTGGGCCGTGCCGAGATCGGCGCCGCCTGGTCCAAGCGCTCCAACGAGGGCCGAGACTATCTGGGCCTCAAGCTCGACGATCCGAGCTTCACCGCCCCGATCTACGCCAACCTCTTCGACGACGAGGACGGCGACACCTTCTCGCTCATCTGGTCCCGCCCCAGCGGGCGCCGCGGCGAGTGAGCCTCGCCCAAGGCCCCGGCCCAACGGCCGGGGCTTTCACATCGATCGAGCAGATCGCAGCCTTGCCCCAGGTCTCACTGGATCAGAGTTCCCGGCTCGATTGGAACATCCGCTGCGGGCCGTTTCAGCAATTCGGCGGCATCAAGCTCAAGGGCGGACGCCAATCGATCCACGACGTCGATACTGGCGTTGTAGACGCATCGTTCCAATGAACTGATGTAGGTGCGGTCGATCCCGGCTCTATGGGCGAGCTCTTCCTGCGACAAGCCTTTGGCGAGCCTCGCAGCCTTCAAATTCCGGGCGAACACCTCTCGGATCTCCATGATCGAGAGAGCACCGCCTTGTTGAGTATTTCACCACGGAGTATTCTCTACATTCGAGGCGGCAGCCGGCACGTCGAAAGGCGTGTAGGGTTCAGGCGAAAGCCCGGTGTTGGAAAGGATCGCGGACAAACATGGTGACCGAGACGTTCGAGGACACCGCACCGACCGGTCCCGCGCTGACGGACTATGACCGGGCGCACATCAAGCTCTATGCGCGCCTCCTCGATGCTTCGGCCGATGGCGCCGACTGGCAGGAGGCCGTCTCAGTGCTGTTCGGCATCGATCCTGTCGGGGAGCCCGAACGGGCCCGTCATGTCCATGACAGCCATCTGGAGCGGGCGCGGTGGGTCGCTTCCAGCGGCTACAAGGATCTTCTGGAGCGCCCAATCTGACGCTTCGGCTCGCTCGAGGTGATGCCGCCAGCGCATCACGTGATGCCCCTTAGCCGACTTCCCGAACTGCCTTCAATCCCTGATTGTCCCCGCCTGCGACGCACACTCTCTGATTCGGAGATGAGCGATGAGGCCCGATACTTCGCGCTGGCGAGAGCCCGCCAGCTACGCGTATTTCGACGAGCTGTCCGTTGAGGGGCTCGCCTGGGAATGCCTGCGCCGGGATACGTCCTACCAGGAGCACTACCAGTCCCTCGTGAAGGCCGGCACTGACGCCGAACCGCTCCCCCGGGAGGTGGAGCAGCGGTTGGGGCTGCGATTTCGCCGCCCGGCCCGCGCTGTCCGCCATGGAGCAGGACGTCCTGTGGTCACCAATCGTCGACCCGGCCGTCCTGCTCTTCGTCCAACGGCCGGAATTCCTTTCCGGTATGTCTTCTCCATCCTTCGACGGTCGTATGGCGTTACGCGCCAGCGCTGAAGGGCGACACGCGATCCTTCACCCCGCCGATCACGCCAGCCAATTGCTGTTCCTGCCAGGGGCCCATGCTGGTGCACCATTGGCAGCAGTGATTCCGCTTGATGCGGACACGACAGGCCGCGTGGAAGCCTTTGCCCGCTTCTGGCGCCGCGTCGAAGAGCGCCCCGTGCCCTCCGATACCCGGATCACCGCGCAGCAAAGGCTCCGCCTGCGCGCCATGATGCTGGCGGCCGATGGAAGGACCAACGACGCCAGCTATCGCGACGTTGCCATGGCCCTCTATGGCGAGAGGCGCGTCATGGCCGAACCCTGGAAGACCTCGTCGCTGCGCGATCGGGTCATCGGCCTCGTCAAGGGCGGGCTCGCTCTGATCGGCGGCGGATATCTCAAGCTCCTGCGTCATCGCCGACGACCATAGCCGCGCCGCCACGGCAGCAGGGGTGGGGATTTTCGGCCTCCTCAACTTCCCCATCCCCCACGACGGACGCCCTTCGCCACCGTGAGCGCCATCCGCCGCTGATGACCAGCGGCCCGAGATCGCTCACGGAGGTTCGATCCATGCGCCCCGACGCTGCCCCGCTGCCACCGCGCTATCTGCGCACCAAGGAAGCCGCCGTCTTCCTCAGCCTGTCCCCCGGACCCTCGAGAAGCACCGCACCTACGGGACCGGTCCCGCTTATCGCAAGCTCGGCGGGCGCGTCGTCTATTCCGTCGAGGACCTGCAGGCCTGGGTTGCTCGTGGCGCCGTCACCTCCACCTCCGACCCGCGTGGCTCCATCCTGCCGGCCAAGCGTCACGCCTTGCCTGGCGCCCTGCCAGGCAGCCTTGCGCGCTGAGCGGCCGCTTCGTCATGGCGACGTGGCAGCGCTCCCCCCGGCCCGGCGGACAGCTCGAGCTCTTCCGCGCACTCCCCGGCGCCTTCGCGCCCCGCGATGCGCAGGATCTCATGGCCTATCCCTTCTTCTCCCTCGCAAAGACCCACCGGGTCGCCCCCATCGATTTTGCCGCGGGCGAGATCGCCATCCGGGTCGAGGCGGTGCCCGACCACGGCATGGCCACTATCTGGGATGCCGACATCCTCATCTGGGCGGCCAGCCAGATCGTGGAGGCCCGCGATGCCGGCCTGCGCACCTCACGCTTCATGGCGGCGACGCCGTACGAGATTCTCAGGTTCGTGGGCCGGGGCACTTCTCTGGGGACTATCGGCGCCTGAAGGCCGCCCTCGACCGCCTGCAATCCACCACCGTGTCCACTTCCATCCGCCAACGGGCGGAGGGCCGGCGTCACCGCTTCTCCTGGATCAACGAATGGAAGGAGCGCACGGACCGCGATGGCAGGCCCGCCGGCATCGAGCTCATCGTGCCCGACTGGTTCTATTGCGCCATCGTGGAGGACGCGCTCGTCCTCACCATCGACCGGGCGTATTTCGAGCTGACGGGTGGGCTCGACCGTTGGCTCTACCGGCTGGTGCGCAAGCATGGCGGCCACCAACGGGATGGCTGGCGCTTCGACTTCCGCCACCTGCATCTTAAATCCGGCAGCCTGTCGCCCTTCAAGCGCTTCGCCTTCGAGCTGCGCGACATCATCCGCCGCCAGCCGCTGCCCGGCTACACCTTGTTCCTGGAGCTCGACGGGCGCGCCCGCACGCTGCTGGCCTTCGAGCCCGCCCGTGGACGGACTGTGAATCCGCTCGTGCTATCGGGAACCCCAGGGCACGTGCCATCAGGAACCCACCACTCGTGCTATCGGGAACCGAAACAGGGCCTAAAGCCTGGAGACGACAGCAAAAATCGTGCCCTTAACTTAGAGTCTAACGTAGATTCTAACTTTTCTGCGCGCGAAGCCGATGTGCATAGCCGCTCCGCACCGGTGCCATCGAAGGATCGACAGCTTCCGGCTTTCCGTAAAGACGCAGTCCAGGTCGGAAAGCCTCTCTCAGCTGCCTCCCGTCCGTCGGGAGCTTCCCGATGATCGTCGCGTTGCTCAATCAGAAGGGCGGCGTCGGCAAGACGACGCTCGCGCTGCATCTCGCCGGTGCATGGGCCAGTCGCGGCAAGCGCGTCACGCTCGTCGACGCGGACCCCCAAGGCTCGGCCCTCGACTGGTCTGAGCAGCGGGCCCGAGAGGGTAGCAAACGGCTCTTCGGCGTCGTCGGCCTCGCTCGTGACACGCTGCATCGGGAAGCACCCGAGCTCGCACGCGACGCCGACCACGTGGTGATCGATGGGCCGCCGCGCGTCGCCGGCCTGATGCGCTCGGCGCTCCTCGCCGCCGACCTGGTGCTGATCCCCGTGCAGCCTTCGCCCTTCGATGGGTGGGCGTCCGCCGAGATGCTGGCCCTCCTGAAGGAGGCGCGTATCTACCGGCCCGAGCTTGCCGCACGCTTTGTGCTGAACCGCTGCGGCGCCCGCACCGTGCTCGCCCGAGAGACCGCCGAAACGCTGGCGGATCATGATCCTCCGGTGCTCATGAGCACCATCGGCCAGCGCGTCGCCTTCGCCGCCTCGGCGCAATCCGGTCAGCTCGTCAGCGAGCTCGACGCGGACGGGCCTGCGGCACGCGAGATGGCGGCGCTCGCCACGGAGATCGCCAGCATCCCGTGCGGAAAGCCCGCGCCATGAGCGAGCGCCCGACCCGCAAGGGCTTCGCGGCCCGTCCGGCCGATCCCGAGCAGTGGATCAAGGCGGCGGAGGCGCGATCCAGCAGCAATGGCAGTGCCGACGGGTTCACCGCGCGGCTGACCATCGACATCACGCCCGACCTGCGCGGGCGCATCAAGATCGCCGCCTTCGGGCGCGGCCAGACCGTCGCGGACATGCTCCGCGAGCTCCTCGCCCGTGAGTTTCCCCCGACATCAGGAGAGGCCTCATGATGACCCAGCCGGTGCCATCCTCCGTTCCCAAATCCGTCGCCCCCTCACCCGCTGTGCCGACCGCAGACCCGCTCACCCATGTGGAGCTCACTTGGATCGAGAAGCGCATCGAGAACTGGATCCGATTTGGCCGGCCGGCTCATGCGCAGACCATCGACGGCAGCCGGCGCGTCGTCTCCTTTGTGCCCGGCAGCATCTTCGCTTTCATGCGCTGGGCGTCGAACGACTTCGGCACCGTGGTCTCGCGCATCGACATCGTGCGTGCCGTCGCGCCGGGTGAAGGCTTCCAGACGCTGCCCTTCGTGCGCCCCGGCGGGGAGATCCTGTTGCGTGCGGATGGCTGGCCGAAAGTGGAGAAAGTGCTCCAGCACATCGATGCCGTCGAAGCGCTCCACATCCATGGCGCCGACGTCGCGCCGGACCATTGGCGGCACGTGCACAATCGTCTCACGGTCGGCCACATGCCACGTCTTTACACACTGGAGCGTCATCAGGCCTGGCTCAAGCGGCGGGAGTGCGAACAATGACCCGCTTCGGCTATGTCATGGTGACGTATTTCTCGGTGATGGGGGTCGCGGCCGCGTCCTTCGTTCCGACGCCGCTGAAGCTGGTCTGGAACGTCT
This window contains:
- a CDS encoding DUF2840 domain-containing protein, whose protein sequence is MMTQPVPSSVPKSVAPSPAVPTADPLTHVELTWIEKRIENWIRFGRPAHAQTIDGSRRVVSFVPGSIFAFMRWASNDFGTVVSRIDIVRAVAPGEGFQTLPFVRPGGEILLRADGWPKVEKVLQHIDAVEALHIHGADVAPDHWRHVHNRLTVGHMPRLYTLERHQAWLKRRECEQ
- a CDS encoding transcriptional regulator domain-containing protein, producing the protein MRPDTSRWREPASYAYFDELSVEGLAWECLRRDTSYQEHYQSLVKAGTDAEPLPREVEQRLGLRFRRPARAVRHGAGRPVVTNRRPGRPALRPTAGIPFRYVFSILRRSYGVTRQR
- a CDS encoding DUF2493 domain-containing protein — protein: MSENDDEPHHASSPTDHVLRELQLHGYSLSQDEPDHRPLPEGLHLAGAVVDIFDALIATLGDTRLEPDLGDLLWSTVHLFHRATSRIEHHLDDNEQAQRRSQQEQDGSEVKSVELERLIAKGQTLIERRDALELMRDEAADHYERHTGTPWRPRAGSMVNHKALTAAVIDSRDFLMAKKRAEREVLLPLGPKVAFTGGLDFNDHRLIWDALDKVHAKHPDMVLMHGKSPKGAEKIASRWADHRKVPQIGFAPDWTRHGRAAPFKRNDQMLEVLPIGVMIFPGTGIQQNLADKAKKLGIPVSRFGGA
- a CDS encoding MmcQ/YjbR family DNA-binding protein, yielding MTYEEFNAFCASLPAATHVMQWGGSHVWKVGGKVFAIGGWQEDVEARFTFKVSDLSYEVLQEQPGLRPAPYLASRGLKWIQHYAEPGLSDAELRDYIRQSHRIVSQGLSKKMRAALGLPVAE
- the parA gene encoding ParA family partition ATPase, producing MIVALLNQKGGVGKTTLALHLAGAWASRGKRVTLVDADPQGSALDWSEQRAREGSKRLFGVVGLARDTLHREAPELARDADHVVIDGPPRVAGLMRSALLAADLVLIPVQPSPFDGWASAEMLALLKEARIYRPELAARFVLNRCGARTVLARETAETLADHDPPVLMSTIGQRVAFAASAQSGQLVSELDADGPAAREMAALATEIASIPCGKPAP
- a CDS encoding DUF736 domain-containing protein, producing MATIGTFKKTGTNEFTGEIVTLSVQAKGVRIVPDQRASGENAPSHRVLVGRAEIGAAWSKRSNEGRDYLGLKLDDPSFTAPIYANLFDDEDGDTFSLIWSRPSGRRGE
- a CDS encoding DUF7146 domain-containing protein → MMADRAHDLARRLAERAEAVCRHYLSNGRRQGHYWQVGDVRNSPGRSMFVRLRGSNKGPAGKWTDAATGEHGDLLDVIREALGLVDFADVAEEARAFLALPRSEPKPSDRAAPSSPAGTAERARWLIAMAQPISGTLAETYLRNRGITALHETGSLRFHPRCYYRPDAGAPTEAWAAMVAAVTDLGGKITGAHRTWLDPQGFHTIHLGKAPIDTPRRAMGHLLGNAVRFGTPDDVMAVGEGIETVLSLRCVLPGMPMVAALSASHLSALFFPDTLRRLYIARDNDRAGDAARDSLIDRANGLGIEAIVLSPQLGDFNEDLRAFGIDALHVQVRIQLAPQDVDRFLALAA
- a CDS encoding helix-turn-helix domain-containing protein; the protein is MEIREVFARNLKAARLAKGLSQEELAHRAGIDRTYISSLERCVYNASIDVVDRLASALELDAAELLKRPAADVPIEPGTLIQ
- a CDS encoding ribbon-helix-helix protein, which translates into the protein MSERPTRKGFAARPADPEQWIKAAEARSSSNGSADGFTARLTIDITPDLRGRIKIAAFGRGQTVADMLRELLAREFPPTSGEAS
- a CDS encoding DUF2285 domain-containing protein; translation: MVTETFEDTAPTGPALTDYDRAHIKLYARLLDASADGADWQEAVSVLFGIDPVGEPERARHVHDSHLERARWVASSGYKDLLERPI
- a CDS encoding DUF2285 domain-containing protein, with protein sequence MSSPSFDGRMALRASAEGRHAILHPADHASQLLFLPGAHAGAPLAAVIPLDADTTGRVEAFARFWRRVEERPVPSDTRITAQQRLRLRAMMLAADGRTNDASYRDVAMALYGERRVMAEPWKTSSLRDRVIGLVKGGLALIGGGYLKLLRHRRRP